The following coding sequences lie in one Rutidosis leptorrhynchoides isolate AG116_Rl617_1_P2 chromosome 6, CSIRO_AGI_Rlap_v1, whole genome shotgun sequence genomic window:
- the LOC139854574 gene encoding uncharacterized protein → MPNYGWLIKEPISQRGKYHDETSFFIKEECNKILASRPRIPKKLGDPRKFVFPCKFGESEVFNALVDLGASISLMPHLFYDRLGLGPLKPTQIRIRLANHSFDTAIGIAEDILVSIDTLVFPVDFVIMEMKEDLQVPLILGRPFLVTVDTIILVQRNQLNIGVGEERVTINIREAMKQPSNTDDD, encoded by the coding sequence ATGCCAAACTACGGTTGGCTCATAAAGGAGCCAATATCTCAAAGGGGTAAATATCATGACGAAACTTCTTTCTTTATTAAAGAGGAATGCAACAAGATTCTTGCATCAAGGCCAAGGATTCCTAAAAAGTTAGGAGACCCGCGAAAATTTGTTTTCCCTTGTAAGTTCGGTGAATCGGAAGTGTTTAATGCACTAGTCGACTTGGGTGCAAGCATTAGCCTAATGCCCCATTTATTTTATGATAGACTTGGTCTGGGACCTCTTAAACCAACTCAAATTAGGATAAGATTGGCCAACCATTCGTTTGATACCGCTATTGGCATCGCCGAGGACATCTTGGTTAGCATCGACACCTTGGTGTTCCCGGTTGATTTTGTTATCATGGAGATGAAGGAGGACCTTCAAGTCCCCCTCATCTTAGGTAGACCATTTTTGGTGACCGTCGACACCATCATCTTAGTGCAACGCAACCAACTCAACATTGGAGTTGGTGAAGAGCGTGTGACCATCAATATCCGGGAAGCTATGAAGCAACCTAGTAACACCGATGATGATTAG
- the LOC139854573 gene encoding uncharacterized protein translates to MIAFPSMFNTNTSDAPVVIEAIIENCIVGGIYTDTGARADIMYEHCFMQLPERVREKLKDTFVPLASFANDPSWSEGSIVLEVVLGKTPFKRTAHIEFLVVKANSQYNVILGRSAMMTFGAVTSTVHGMMKFPTPAGIATLYAERRRPIECVQINRTTVNPIIHEDGSVSPNPEFPDQKIM, encoded by the coding sequence ATGATTGCTTTTCCTTCCATGTTTAACACTAATACATCTGATGCTCCTGTAGTGATTGAAGCTATAATCGAAAATTGTATTGTTGGAGGAATATACACTGATACTGGAGCAAGAGCAGATATCATGTATGAGCATTGTTTTATGCAACTACCGGAAAGAGTCAGGGAAAAGTTAAAGGACACATTTGTTCCCTTAGCAAGTTTTGCTAATGATCCATCATGGTCAGAAGGAAGCATAGTTTTAGAAGTAGTATTGGGAAAAACACCATTTAAAAGAACTGCTCATATCGAGTTTTTGGTTGTGAAAGCAAATTCACAGTATAATGTCATTTTAGGACGATCAGCTATGATGACATTTGGAGCTGTGACGTCGACGGTACACGGAATGATGAAATTTCCCACACCGGCTGGCATCGCCACGCTATACGCTGAACGGAGAAGACCAATAGAATGTGTACAAATAAACAGAACAACTGTCAATCCAATCATTCATGAAGATGGGTCAGTATCCCCAAATCCAgagtttccagatcagaaaatTATGTAA